A window of Mixophyes fleayi isolate aMixFle1 chromosome 10, aMixFle1.hap1, whole genome shotgun sequence contains these coding sequences:
- the LOC142103345 gene encoding uncharacterized protein LOC142103345 has protein sequence MDLEGLTKMITNRLDIFSAISPPLDETTLVSSCATSKVTGLSSLRYKTELCNRYAESGFCAYRNHCQFAHGLSDLRPPFQHPKYKTELCRSFHMLGSCNYGPRCLFIHGNSERREVPDTIRLRQRRLSPFYSKKQCRLWRSPAGCPYGSNCLFQHPRAVRDVCRHFAALGVCPYGVHCLFKHTPPPDRWGAGSNAGSGSLSPSEPDTDAVNDLFSDSSANNAFNFSCLLLPLALRLQILGEDEDISLSDANSTEDESSQGPHSS, from the exons ATGGATCTGGAGGGGCTGACAAAG ATGATCACAAACAGACTGGATATTTTCTCTGCAATCAGTCCTCCTTTGGATGAAACCACACTTGTTTCCTCATGTGCTACATCCAAGGTTACAGGACTCTCCTCGTTGCGCTATAAGACTGAGCTGTGCAACAGATATGCAGAAAGTGGATTCTGCGCTTACAGGAATCACTGCCAATTTGCCCATGGCCTGAGTGACCTACGTCCACCATTCCAGCACCCAAAATATAAGACTGAGTTATGTCGTTCCTTCCATATGCTTGGATCGTGCAATTATGGCCCACGTTGCCTTTTTATACATGGCAACAGTGAGCGGAGAGAAGTACCTGACACAATACGCCTCAGACAACGTCGCCTGTCGCCTTTTTATAGCAAAAAGCAATGCCGCCTCTGGCGCTCACCTGCAGGCTGCCCTTATGGGTCAAATTGCCTCTTTCAACACCCACGGGCTGTTCGTGATGTCTGCCGTCACTTTGCTGCACTTGGTGTCTGTCCATATGGTGTCCACTGTCTCTTTAAACACACCCCACCTCCAGACCGCTGGGGAGCGGGAAGCAATGCTGGAAGTGGGTCCCTTTCACCTTCTGAACCAGACACTGATGCTGTGAATGATCTCTTTAGTGATTCATCTGCTAATAATGCTTTTAATTTTTCATGTCTGCTCTTACCACTTGCCCTTCGGCTACAGATCCTGGGAGAAGACGAGGACATATCCCTGAGTGATGCAAACTCTACAGAGGATGAGAGCTCCCAGGGACCGCACTCTTCCTGA